One part of the Thermoanaerobacterium sp. CMT5567-10 genome encodes these proteins:
- the gap gene encoding type I glyceraldehyde-3-phosphate dehydrogenase gives MAVKVGINGFGRIGRNFFRAALKKNVDLDIVAFNDLTDAKTLAHLLKYDSTFGQFEGEVVAKEDSLVVNGKEIKILKETDPAKLPWKDLGVDIVIESTGRFTNKEDAVKHIQAGAKKVIISAPAKNEDITIVMGVNEDKYDPNAHHVISNASCTTNCLAPFAKVLHNKFGIKRGLMTTVHSYTNDQRILDLPHKDLRRARSAAMSIIPTTTGAAKAVALVLPELKGKLNGFAMRVPTPDVSVVDLVAELEKNVTVEEVNAVLKEAAENELKGILGYTDEPLVSMDFKGDSRSSIVDGLSTMVMEGNLVKVVSWYDNEWGYSNRVVDLAKYVADRL, from the coding sequence ATGGCAGTAAAAGTAGGTATTAATGGCTTTGGTAGAATAGGCAGAAACTTTTTCAGAGCAGCATTAAAGAAAAATGTAGATCTTGATATTGTTGCATTCAATGATCTAACTGATGCTAAAACATTAGCACATCTATTAAAATATGATTCAACATTTGGCCAATTTGAAGGTGAAGTTGTAGCAAAAGAAGACTCACTTGTTGTAAATGGCAAGGAAATAAAAATATTAAAAGAAACAGATCCTGCAAAGTTGCCATGGAAAGATTTGGGTGTTGACATCGTAATTGAGTCAACAGGTAGGTTCACAAACAAAGAAGATGCAGTAAAGCATATACAAGCTGGAGCAAAGAAGGTAATAATTTCAGCGCCTGCTAAAAATGAAGATATAACAATAGTTATGGGTGTTAATGAGGACAAGTACGATCCAAATGCACACCATGTAATTTCAAATGCTTCATGTACTACAAACTGCTTAGCACCTTTTGCGAAGGTATTACATAACAAATTCGGCATAAAGAGAGGATTAATGACCACTGTTCACTCTTATACAAACGATCAGAGAATTCTTGATCTTCCACACAAAGATTTAAGAAGAGCAAGATCAGCAGCAATGTCAATAATTCCAACAACAACAGGTGCAGCAAAAGCAGTTGCATTAGTTTTACCTGAATTGAAAGGAAAACTCAATGGCTTTGCTATGAGGGTTCCTACACCTGATGTGTCTGTCGTTGACCTTGTCGCAGAGTTAGAAAAGAACGTGACAGTAGAAGAAGTAAATGCAGTATTGAAAGAAGCGGCAGAAAATGAGCTCAAAGGAATACTTGGATACACAGATGAGCCATTAGTATCGATGGACTTCAAAGGCGATTCAAGATCATCAATAGTTGATGGATTATCAACTATGGTAATGGAAGGCAATCTTGTAAAAGTTGTTTCATGGTATGACAATGAATGGGGTTATTCAAACAGGGTTGTTGACCTTGCTAAGTATGTAGCAGATAGGCTTTAA
- a CDS encoding phosphoglycerate kinase: MKKTVRDVDVSGKKVLVRVDFNVPMDSEKNITDDTRIKAALPTIKYLIDNNAKVILVSHLGRPKGKFNPEYSMKPVAKRLSELLNKPVIMADDVIGEDAKSKANSLKDGEVLLLENVRFHAEEEKNDTNFSKELASLADIYVNDAFGTAHRAHASTTGVASYLPAVSGFLIEKELNFMGGALENPKRPFVAILGGAKVSDKIGVITNLLDKVDSLLIGGGMAYTFIKAEGHEIGKSLLEEDKLELAKDLIEKARQKGVKLLLPVDTVVCEELKPGVPYEVVDIDKMPQDKIGVDIGPKTVEAFSNVIKDAKTVVWNGPMGVFEISDFAKGTEAIAKAMSECSGTTIIGGGDSAAAVEQLGYADKVSHISTGGGASLEFLEGKVLPGIAALNDK; this comes from the coding sequence GTGAAAAAAACTGTCAGAGATGTGGATGTAAGCGGGAAAAAAGTATTGGTAAGAGTTGATTTTAATGTTCCTATGGACAGTGAAAAAAATATTACCGATGATACAAGGATAAAAGCAGCATTACCTACTATCAAATATCTCATCGATAACAATGCAAAAGTAATTTTAGTATCACATCTTGGAAGGCCAAAGGGAAAATTCAATCCGGAGTATTCCATGAAACCTGTTGCAAAAAGACTTTCAGAATTATTAAACAAACCTGTTATAATGGCTGATGATGTAATAGGAGAAGATGCGAAATCAAAAGCCAATTCATTAAAAGATGGGGAAGTTTTATTGCTAGAGAATGTAAGATTCCATGCTGAAGAAGAAAAAAATGATACTAATTTTTCAAAAGAATTAGCATCACTTGCTGACATATACGTTAATGATGCTTTTGGCACAGCTCATAGGGCACATGCTTCAACAACAGGTGTTGCAAGTTACCTGCCTGCTGTATCAGGATTTTTAATTGAAAAAGAACTCAACTTTATGGGTGGAGCTTTGGAAAATCCAAAGAGACCATTTGTAGCTATACTTGGTGGTGCAAAAGTCTCTGATAAGATTGGCGTAATAACAAATCTTTTAGATAAAGTTGATAGCTTGCTTATAGGCGGTGGCATGGCTTATACTTTCATAAAAGCTGAAGGACACGAAATAGGGAAATCGCTGTTAGAAGAAGACAAATTAGAGCTTGCAAAGGACTTGATTGAAAAAGCTAGACAAAAGGGTGTTAAGCTCTTATTGCCTGTAGACACAGTAGTTTGCGAAGAATTAAAGCCTGGAGTTCCATATGAAGTGGTTGACATAGATAAGATGCCGCAAGACAAAATAGGTGTAGACATTGGGCCTAAGACTGTAGAAGCATTTTCTAATGTTATAAAGGATGCCAAGACAGTAGTCTGGAATGGACCAATGGGTGTTTTTGAAATAAGCGACTTTGCAAAGGGCACAGAAGCTATTGCAAAGGCAATGAGTGAATGCAGTGGTACGACGATAATAGGAGGCGGAGATTCGGCTGCAGCAGTTGAACAACTTGGCTATGCAGACAAGGTATCACACATCTCTACCGGTGGTGGAGCATCATTAGAATTTTTAGAAGGCAAAGTTTTACCTGGAATTGCCGCATTAAATGATAAATAA